The Lysobacter gummosus sequence AATTGATGTCGGACCTGTCCGCCGACCCGGCTCTGCGCAAGCGCCTGGTCGCCGCCTACCTGATCGGCGCGGCCGTGCCCGAGGACGCGCTAAAGCGGACCATTCCCGGAGTCCCGCTGTGCGCGTCGCCGACGCAGACGCGTTGCGCGGTGTTCTACAACTCGGTCGAAGCCGGCGAGGACGTGCCCAAGCGTTTCGAGCACGTGCGCGCCTGGTATCCAGACGGCTATCGCACGACCGAACAACCGCGGCTGTTGTGCGTCAATCCGGTCACCTGGCGCGGCGATGCGCTGGCCAGTCCGCTCGCCGCGCATCGCGGCGCGGTGCATGCCGAACCCAACCGGCCCTTGCCCGAGCCGCAGGCCGGCCGGGTGACGGCGCAATGCGACAACGGCCTGCTGGCGGTCACGCTGCCCGATGGCGAATGGCGCAAGTGGTGGTTCGGCGGCGACCAGCACGTCAACGATTACCAGTTGTTCTACATGGACATCCGCGCCAATGTCGCCCAGCGGGTGGCGGCGATGACGCATCGCGGCGGCGCTTCGGTTACCGCGCCTGCGGTTAAGCCGAAGCGAAACGGCAAGCCGCGCAAGCCGGCGCCGTAAGCGCGGGCTTCGATGCATCAGGTGCCGGGGCGTAACGGCGGGCTGGTTTGGCGGCCGGTGGATTGAGGGTGCTGTAAGGCAAATCCCCCGGCGCAGACGGATTCATCTGAAACAGGCCGCGTGGGCGCCAGCCCCCTTTTTCAAAGGGGGCGAATTGTCGCGGCTCGGGCTTTGGCAACTTCTTTTGCCTTGGCAGTTCTCGCAGCCTCCGCGTCGCCTCCTCCCTTTGCCTTTGCAGTTCCCCC is a genomic window containing:
- a CDS encoding DUF3089 domain-containing protein; this translates as MKTIRWPWLALLLISLCGCARMFDPKHDFDRSPEPGAPDYRDPRFWAALPDKRDASDSTPLGMRNRQHDAPVDVFFIHPTTYFARAHWNQPLDDEDANRGTGFTLRAQASAFNDSGRIYAPHYRQMSLSGYVSASDADRDRALDLAYADVRAAFAVYLQQWSKGRPFIIAAHSQGSGHGLRLVSELMSDLSADPALRKRLVAAYLIGAAVPEDALKRTIPGVPLCASPTQTRCAVFYNSVEAGEDVPKRFEHVRAWYPDGYRTTEQPRLLCVNPVTWRGDALASPLAAHRGAVHAEPNRPLPEPQAGRVTAQCDNGLLAVTLPDGEWRKWWFGGDQHVNDYQLFYMDIRANVAQRVAAMTHRGGASVTAPAVKPKRNGKPRKPAP